A single genomic interval of Pomacea canaliculata isolate SZHN2017 linkage group LG5, ASM307304v1, whole genome shotgun sequence harbors:
- the LOC112564274 gene encoding uncharacterized protein LOC112564274 isoform X2, with product MAGSLTFSVDICVRQNVSWSKDNKIAVNVDKELYILKLDCSPQQTNTGFNMRVAQTFSAANLGEKHIPWKNLEDILKNADKTTRNAFLADWTFSKLGSGSGLSPAWGPCCWSPDNVGPNHRSILAALTLDHQIHLFGQPGSLKKLADLSNQLSSSVADEFNVTLATISSPSSYVLKVQEQMASIAAVELTWSSILQGDGDAENKFLLLFVGMKNGDVVIWKLQLPVLGLQDCSILSRHSLHNLSAVTSLTWTDVPQRKHFGILGVGYEDGCVYLLPLQWEADSLRSQTFLTGSTVIESEADNMSVSCMTWMQCDETGPVLLYAKEHVLNSHCLSFPDNNIPDVLLTKSTSVCLGNSFPITCLECVGSTILMATQNGSVQLVKVEHREAELHIECERSLPFQHKEAGWICRACTFSPNAALCIALFSPSFSYDPAAQRFKDPTKIHMCCVPTCDMSSVESIVTSETDQLRCYSDVLEFSRQVVCGKAFNHELVGDMTRRLMSMSDTRLGMMVSRHMLTTLQHACQNRPLDMEVLEAVTMAQQNTTESILCNHILNAWLNLSNKRKEDITREDMSTVNTMFKWVQGSADKMERIGLEVIDGLNSVISQAQVSQETGCSICGAEQKYSGSLSAQCTNEHTFGICTKTLAVCQDFVYQYCSLCGALALSVRKLERLDWLPGDPALCTLCSNPLTISTAEYVM from the exons ATGGCTGGAAGTCTTACATTTTCAGTGGACATTTGTGTCAGGCAGAACGTTTCTTGGTCGAAAGACAACAAGATTGCTGTAAATGTTGACAAGGAACTGTACATACTG aaaCTTGATTGTTCACCCCAACAGACAAATACAGGTTTTAATATGAGAGTGGCACAAACATTCTCTGCTGCTAATCTTGGTGAAAAACATATTCCATGGAAAAACCTGGAGGATATATTGAAAAATGCAGACAAAA CAACAAGAAATGCTTTCCTTGCTGACTGGACATTTTCAAAGTTAGGCAGTGGTAGTGGGCTAAGTCCAGCTTGGGGCCCCTGTTGTTGGTCACCTGACAATGTTGGCCCCAATCACCG aaGTATTTTGGCTGCCCTAACGCTGGACCACCAGATTCACCTTTTTGGCCAACCGGGATCACTAAAAAAA CTGGCTGATCTCTCAAATCAGCTGTCCTCTTCTGTAGCTGATGAGTTTAATGTGACATTGGCCACCATTTCGTCTCCAAGCAGTTACGTGCTAAAGGTTCAAGAACAGATGGCTAGCATTGCTGCTGTAG AGCTCACATGGTCCAGTATTTTACAAGGAGATGGTGATGCTGAGAACAAGTTCCTATTACTGTTTGTGGGGATGAAGAATGGGGATGTTGTCATCTGGAAACTTCAGCTTCCAGTCCTTGGCCT CCAAGACTGTTCCATATTGTCCAGACACAGTCTGCACAATCTCAGTGCTGTTACTTCCCTTACCTGGACAGATGTTCCTCAGCGAAaacattttg gcatTCTGGGTGTGGGATATGAAGATGGTTGTGTGTACCTTTTGCCTCTGCAATGGGAAGCAGACTCTTTAAGGAGCCAGACATTCCTGACAGGTTCTACTGTTATAGAAAGTGAAGCAGACAACATGTCTGTCAGTTGTATGACTTGGATGCAGTGTGATGAG ACTGGCCCAGTCCTGCTGTATGCCAAAGAACATGTGCTCAACAGTCATTGCCTGTCATTTCCAGACAACAATATACCAGATGTTTTGCTGACAAAATCTACTTCTGTCTGTCTAGGAAATTCGTTTCCTATAACCT GTCTGGAATGTGTGGGTTCCACCATTTTAATGGCAACTCAGAATGGTAGTGTGCAGCTTGTGAAAGTGGAGCACAGGGAAGCAG agttACATATAGAATGTGAGCGCTCGCTCCCATTTCAGCACAAGGAAGCTGGGTGGATATGTCGAGCATGCACATTCTCCCCTAATGCTGCGTTGTGCATTGCTTTATTcag TCCTAGCTTCAGCTATGACCCAGCAGCACAACGTTTTAAGGATCCAACAAAG ATCCACATGTGTTGTGTTCCCACCTGTGATATGAGCAGTGTCGAGTCAATCGTGACTTCAGAAACAG ATCAGCTACGTTGCTACAGTGATGTGTTGGAGTTTTCTCGTCAAGTAGTTTGCGGAAAAGCTTTCAACCATGAACTTGTAGGGGACATGACAAGGAGGCTAATGTCCATGTCAGATACACGTCTTGGCATGATGGTATCAAG GCACATGCTGACTACCCTGCAACATGCTTGTCAAAATCGACCACTGGATATGGAG GTTTTGGAGGCTGTGACAATGGCACAACAGAACACCACAGAGTCTATCCTGTGCAACCATATTCTTAATGCTTGGCTGAATCTGAGCAATAAGAGGAAAGAAGATATCACACGTGAAG ACATGTCAACGGTCAACACCATGTTTAAGTGGGTCCAAGGGAGTGCTGATAAGATGGAGAGAATAGGCTTGGAGGTCATTGATGGGCTCAACTCTGTCATCAGCCAGGCCCAGGTGTCGCAAGAGACTGGCTGCAGCATTTGTGGAGCTG AACAAAAATACAGTGGCAGTCTGAGTGCCCAGTGTACCAATGAGCATACCTTTG GAATTTGTACCAAAACTTTGGCAGTCTGCCAGGACTTTGTATACCAGTACTGCAGTCTGTGTGGGGCTCTAGCTTTATCAGTCCGGAAGCTAGAAA GGCTGGATTGGCTTCCAGGGGATCCTGCCCTCTGCACACTTTGCTCAAACCCATTGACGATCAGTACTGCAGAATATGTAATGTAA
- the LOC112564275 gene encoding histidine protein methyltransferase 1 homolog encodes MSTFKFNFLPSAEDHDLTRETLSENLHDDGCPADDTDNLACELQLPSSKIEAKGLDTAEFYFKGHHLQILSGPSVEDHLLNSSALSSLALKNAIARHSDLEAGKYEGGLKLWECAVDLCQYLEECDISMPGCSVLELGCGGGLPGILAAKMGADIVHFQDFNKDVLEVYTMPNILLNFVDTCKFSFFSGDWSSFASLALEKNLRYDVILTSETIYNTASYPKLHKVFTSVLKKTGIILLAAKSVYFGVGGGVDSFIKFVDERQQFKADIIRNLDKGVFRKILHLRWI; translated from the exons atgtcaacttttaaatttaattttctgccGTCAGCCGAAGATCATGACTTAACCAGAGAAACAT TATCAGAGAATTTGCATGACGATGGGTGCCCCGCTGATGACACAGACAACTTGGCCTGTGAACTGCAACTGCCTTCATCTAAAATTGAAGCAAAG GGACTTGACACAGCAGAGTTTTATTTCAAAGGCCATCATTTACAAATTCTTTCTGGTCCTTCAGTGGAAGACCATTTGCTGAACAGTTCAGCGCTATCTTCTTTAGCTCTAAAAAATGCCATTGCTCGACACTCAGATCTGGAGGCTGGGAAGTATGAAG GTGGGCTGAAGCTTTGGGAATGTGCTGTTGATTTGTGCCAGTATCTGGAGGAGTGTGACATTTCGATGCCCGGGTGCTCAGTTCTGGAATTAGGATGTGGTGGAGGACTTCCAGGAATTCTGGCAGCCAAGATGGGAGCAGACATCGTTCACTTCCAAGACTTT AATAAGGATGTGCTGGAGGTCTATACAATGCCAAATATTCTCCTCAATTTTGTAGATACTTGtaaattttccttcttttctggAGACTGGAGCAGCTTTGCATCATTAGCTTTAGAGAAAAATCTCAG GTATGACGTTATATTGACATCTGAGACTATCTACAATACAGCATCCTATCCTAAACTACATAAAGTCTTCACGTCTGTCTTGAAAAAGACAGGGATTAT TCTCCTAGCTGCCAAGAGTGTATATTTTGGAGTGGGAGGAGGTGTTGACAGTTTTATCAAGTTTGTGGATgaaagacaacaatttaaagCAGATATTATTAGAAATCTCGACAAAG gTGTTTTCCGGAAGATTCTACACCTACGGTGGATCTGA
- the LOC112564274 gene encoding uncharacterized protein LOC112564274 isoform X3 — protein sequence MASIAAVELTWSSILQGDGDAENKFLLLFVGMKNGDVVIWKLQLPVLGLQDCSILSRHSLHNLSAVTSLTWTDVPQRKHFGILGVGYEDGCVYLLPLQWEADSLRSQTFLTGSTVIESEADNMSVSCMTWMQCDETGPVLLYAKEHVLNSHCLSFPDNNIPDVLLTKSTSVCLGNSFPITCLECVGSTILMATQNGSVQLVKVEHREAELHIECERSLPFQHKEAGWICRACTFSPNAALCIALFSPSFSYDPAAQRFKDPTKIHMCCVPTCDMSSVESIVTSETDQLRCYSDVLEFSRQVVCGKAFNHELVGDMTRRLMSMSDTRLGMMVSRHMLTTLQHACQNRPLDMEVLEAVTMAQQNTTESILCNHILNAWLNLSNKRKEDITREDMSTVNTMFKWVQGSADKMERIGLEVIDGLNSVISQAQVSQETGCSICGAAEQKYSGSLSAQCTNEHTFGICTKTLAVCQDFVYQYCSLCGALALSVRKLERLDWLPGDPALCTLCSNPLTISTAEYVM from the exons ATGGCTAGCATTGCTGCTGTAG AGCTCACATGGTCCAGTATTTTACAAGGAGATGGTGATGCTGAGAACAAGTTCCTATTACTGTTTGTGGGGATGAAGAATGGGGATGTTGTCATCTGGAAACTTCAGCTTCCAGTCCTTGGCCT CCAAGACTGTTCCATATTGTCCAGACACAGTCTGCACAATCTCAGTGCTGTTACTTCCCTTACCTGGACAGATGTTCCTCAGCGAAaacattttg gcatTCTGGGTGTGGGATATGAAGATGGTTGTGTGTACCTTTTGCCTCTGCAATGGGAAGCAGACTCTTTAAGGAGCCAGACATTCCTGACAGGTTCTACTGTTATAGAAAGTGAAGCAGACAACATGTCTGTCAGTTGTATGACTTGGATGCAGTGTGATGAG ACTGGCCCAGTCCTGCTGTATGCCAAAGAACATGTGCTCAACAGTCATTGCCTGTCATTTCCAGACAACAATATACCAGATGTTTTGCTGACAAAATCTACTTCTGTCTGTCTAGGAAATTCGTTTCCTATAACCT GTCTGGAATGTGTGGGTTCCACCATTTTAATGGCAACTCAGAATGGTAGTGTGCAGCTTGTGAAAGTGGAGCACAGGGAAGCAG agttACATATAGAATGTGAGCGCTCGCTCCCATTTCAGCACAAGGAAGCTGGGTGGATATGTCGAGCATGCACATTCTCCCCTAATGCTGCGTTGTGCATTGCTTTATTcag TCCTAGCTTCAGCTATGACCCAGCAGCACAACGTTTTAAGGATCCAACAAAG ATCCACATGTGTTGTGTTCCCACCTGTGATATGAGCAGTGTCGAGTCAATCGTGACTTCAGAAACAG ATCAGCTACGTTGCTACAGTGATGTGTTGGAGTTTTCTCGTCAAGTAGTTTGCGGAAAAGCTTTCAACCATGAACTTGTAGGGGACATGACAAGGAGGCTAATGTCCATGTCAGATACACGTCTTGGCATGATGGTATCAAG GCACATGCTGACTACCCTGCAACATGCTTGTCAAAATCGACCACTGGATATGGAG GTTTTGGAGGCTGTGACAATGGCACAACAGAACACCACAGAGTCTATCCTGTGCAACCATATTCTTAATGCTTGGCTGAATCTGAGCAATAAGAGGAAAGAAGATATCACACGTGAAG ACATGTCAACGGTCAACACCATGTTTAAGTGGGTCCAAGGGAGTGCTGATAAGATGGAGAGAATAGGCTTGGAGGTCATTGATGGGCTCAACTCTGTCATCAGCCAGGCCCAGGTGTCGCAAGAGACTGGCTGCAGCATTTGTGGAGCTG CAGAACAAAAATACAGTGGCAGTCTGAGTGCCCAGTGTACCAATGAGCATACCTTTG GAATTTGTACCAAAACTTTGGCAGTCTGCCAGGACTTTGTATACCAGTACTGCAGTCTGTGTGGGGCTCTAGCTTTATCAGTCCGGAAGCTAGAAA GGCTGGATTGGCTTCCAGGGGATCCTGCCCTCTGCACACTTTGCTCAAACCCATTGACGATCAGTACTGCAGAATATGTAATGTAA
- the LOC112564274 gene encoding uncharacterized protein LOC112564274 isoform X1, whose product MAGSLTFSVDICVRQNVSWSKDNKIAVNVDKELYILKLDCSPQQTNTGFNMRVAQTFSAANLGEKHIPWKNLEDILKNADKTTRNAFLADWTFSKLGSGSGLSPAWGPCCWSPDNVGPNHRSILAALTLDHQIHLFGQPGSLKKLADLSNQLSSSVADEFNVTLATISSPSSYVLKVQEQMASIAAVELTWSSILQGDGDAENKFLLLFVGMKNGDVVIWKLQLPVLGLQDCSILSRHSLHNLSAVTSLTWTDVPQRKHFGILGVGYEDGCVYLLPLQWEADSLRSQTFLTGSTVIESEADNMSVSCMTWMQCDETGPVLLYAKEHVLNSHCLSFPDNNIPDVLLTKSTSVCLGNSFPITCLECVGSTILMATQNGSVQLVKVEHREAELHIECERSLPFQHKEAGWICRACTFSPNAALCIALFSPSFSYDPAAQRFKDPTKIHMCCVPTCDMSSVESIVTSETDQLRCYSDVLEFSRQVVCGKAFNHELVGDMTRRLMSMSDTRLGMMVSRHMLTTLQHACQNRPLDMEVLEAVTMAQQNTTESILCNHILNAWLNLSNKRKEDITREDMSTVNTMFKWVQGSADKMERIGLEVIDGLNSVISQAQVSQETGCSICGAAEQKYSGSLSAQCTNEHTFGICTKTLAVCQDFVYQYCSLCGALALSVRKLERLDWLPGDPALCTLCSNPLTISTAEYVM is encoded by the exons ATGGCTGGAAGTCTTACATTTTCAGTGGACATTTGTGTCAGGCAGAACGTTTCTTGGTCGAAAGACAACAAGATTGCTGTAAATGTTGACAAGGAACTGTACATACTG aaaCTTGATTGTTCACCCCAACAGACAAATACAGGTTTTAATATGAGAGTGGCACAAACATTCTCTGCTGCTAATCTTGGTGAAAAACATATTCCATGGAAAAACCTGGAGGATATATTGAAAAATGCAGACAAAA CAACAAGAAATGCTTTCCTTGCTGACTGGACATTTTCAAAGTTAGGCAGTGGTAGTGGGCTAAGTCCAGCTTGGGGCCCCTGTTGTTGGTCACCTGACAATGTTGGCCCCAATCACCG aaGTATTTTGGCTGCCCTAACGCTGGACCACCAGATTCACCTTTTTGGCCAACCGGGATCACTAAAAAAA CTGGCTGATCTCTCAAATCAGCTGTCCTCTTCTGTAGCTGATGAGTTTAATGTGACATTGGCCACCATTTCGTCTCCAAGCAGTTACGTGCTAAAGGTTCAAGAACAGATGGCTAGCATTGCTGCTGTAG AGCTCACATGGTCCAGTATTTTACAAGGAGATGGTGATGCTGAGAACAAGTTCCTATTACTGTTTGTGGGGATGAAGAATGGGGATGTTGTCATCTGGAAACTTCAGCTTCCAGTCCTTGGCCT CCAAGACTGTTCCATATTGTCCAGACACAGTCTGCACAATCTCAGTGCTGTTACTTCCCTTACCTGGACAGATGTTCCTCAGCGAAaacattttg gcatTCTGGGTGTGGGATATGAAGATGGTTGTGTGTACCTTTTGCCTCTGCAATGGGAAGCAGACTCTTTAAGGAGCCAGACATTCCTGACAGGTTCTACTGTTATAGAAAGTGAAGCAGACAACATGTCTGTCAGTTGTATGACTTGGATGCAGTGTGATGAG ACTGGCCCAGTCCTGCTGTATGCCAAAGAACATGTGCTCAACAGTCATTGCCTGTCATTTCCAGACAACAATATACCAGATGTTTTGCTGACAAAATCTACTTCTGTCTGTCTAGGAAATTCGTTTCCTATAACCT GTCTGGAATGTGTGGGTTCCACCATTTTAATGGCAACTCAGAATGGTAGTGTGCAGCTTGTGAAAGTGGAGCACAGGGAAGCAG agttACATATAGAATGTGAGCGCTCGCTCCCATTTCAGCACAAGGAAGCTGGGTGGATATGTCGAGCATGCACATTCTCCCCTAATGCTGCGTTGTGCATTGCTTTATTcag TCCTAGCTTCAGCTATGACCCAGCAGCACAACGTTTTAAGGATCCAACAAAG ATCCACATGTGTTGTGTTCCCACCTGTGATATGAGCAGTGTCGAGTCAATCGTGACTTCAGAAACAG ATCAGCTACGTTGCTACAGTGATGTGTTGGAGTTTTCTCGTCAAGTAGTTTGCGGAAAAGCTTTCAACCATGAACTTGTAGGGGACATGACAAGGAGGCTAATGTCCATGTCAGATACACGTCTTGGCATGATGGTATCAAG GCACATGCTGACTACCCTGCAACATGCTTGTCAAAATCGACCACTGGATATGGAG GTTTTGGAGGCTGTGACAATGGCACAACAGAACACCACAGAGTCTATCCTGTGCAACCATATTCTTAATGCTTGGCTGAATCTGAGCAATAAGAGGAAAGAAGATATCACACGTGAAG ACATGTCAACGGTCAACACCATGTTTAAGTGGGTCCAAGGGAGTGCTGATAAGATGGAGAGAATAGGCTTGGAGGTCATTGATGGGCTCAACTCTGTCATCAGCCAGGCCCAGGTGTCGCAAGAGACTGGCTGCAGCATTTGTGGAGCTG CAGAACAAAAATACAGTGGCAGTCTGAGTGCCCAGTGTACCAATGAGCATACCTTTG GAATTTGTACCAAAACTTTGGCAGTCTGCCAGGACTTTGTATACCAGTACTGCAGTCTGTGTGGGGCTCTAGCTTTATCAGTCCGGAAGCTAGAAA GGCTGGATTGGCTTCCAGGGGATCCTGCCCTCTGCACACTTTGCTCAAACCCATTGACGATCAGTACTGCAGAATATGTAATGTAA